The Pseudomonas viciae genomic interval GCTCGACGCCTCCGGTGTGCACCTGAGCGGCCCGGTGGTGGATCACCAGGGACGCGTCATCAGTACCGCATAAGAGATTTCCCCATGATTGGAATCGATCGAAATTCCGGCGCCACGGTCGACGACTGGCTGCAATTTGTCCAGCGCGCCACTCGGGCGTTGACCACGCCGTTGGGCACTCGCCAGAAGCGCCCTTTGTATGGCTGCGCACTCACGCAATTGCTTGGGCAGAACCTCGGCGATGACTTGCTG includes:
- a CDS encoding phage baseplate protein yields the protein MIGIDRNSGATVDDWLQFVQRATRALTTPLGTRQKRPLYGCALTQLLGQNLGDDLLILAQSHAAQAFYNQENGIADFEPQVIVASRHGAGLLLRFAGTWKNRKQTFEVVT